The Lineus longissimus chromosome 2, tnLinLong1.2, whole genome shotgun sequence genome window below encodes:
- the LOC135503189 gene encoding tRNA (guanine-N(7)-)-methyltransferase-like, with protein sequence MASVPFCALPQKKYYRQRAHSNPRADHSFECPWYPEQMDWSGHYPAFCKPLPSNDRHDNDTDVGVQSKHQVEFADIGCGYGGLLVELSPLFPETLMLGMEIRVKVSDYVKDRIIALRKKEPGHYENISVIRTNAMKFLPNYFRKGQLSKMFFLFPDPHFKKTKQKWRIISSTLLAEYAYVLREGGLVYTITDVKEVHEWMVNHFTDHPLFKRIPDVDLKDDPVFEKIHTSTEEGKKVERNRGDKFPAVFERIADQYQSNS encoded by the exons ATGGCTTCGGTACCTTTTTGTGCTCTTCCTCAAAAGAAGTATTACAGACAGAGGGCTCACTCTAATCCTCGGGCAGATCATAGTTTTGAATG CCCGTGGTATCCTGAGCAGATGGACTGGTCTGGGCATTACCCAGCATTCTGTAAACCACTGCCCTCAAATGATCGTCATGATAATGATACAGATGTTGGTGTGCAATCGAAACACCAGGTGGAGTTTGCAGATATTGGTTGTGGATATGGCGGTTTGCTGG TTGAGCTCTCCCCCCTCTTCCCAGAAACGTTGATGTTAGGAATGGAAATCCGTGTAAAAGTATCCGACTATGTCAAAGACCGAATAATAGCCCTGCGAAAAAAAGAACCTGGACACTATGAAAACATATCCGTGATTCGGACAAATGCTATGAAATTCCTTCCAAATTATTTCCGGAAAGGGCAACTCtcgaaaatgttttttctcttcCCTGACCCGCATTTCAAAAAGACAAAGCAGAAGTGGAGGATTATTAGCTCAACTCTATTAGCAGAATATGCCTATGTGCTCAGAGAAGGG GGTCTTGTTTACACTATAACAGATGTGAAAGAGGTCCATGAATGGATGGTCAACCACTTCACAGATCATCCTCTGTTCAAGAGAATACCAGATGTGGATTTG AAAGATGATCCCGTGTTTGAAAAGATCCACACAAGTACTGAAGAGGGTAAAAAGGTGGAAAGGAACAGGGGAGACAAATTTCCTGCTGTGTTCGAGAGGATTGCTGATCAGTATCAATCAAATTCATGA
- the LOC135503181 gene encoding trans-1,2-dihydrobenzene-1,2-diol dehydrogenase-like, translated as MATIRWGILSAGKICHDFVKSFSEYAANKQNNKIVAVAARDIERAREFATKHKIDKVYGSYEELAKDPEIDVIYMGNMHTHHLQEGKMCLDNGKHLLVEKPLTMNYKDSKELIDYAKSKKLFLMEAVWTRFFPAMAFIKDTISVGKIGEPMYLATSFALSFTSDTDSYTNVGSGVHYGLGVYPLQAALAIFDGKPEKVNTTAVKNKHGVVITVTYTLTFKNGGVAQLMSSLRYNSTNRLLLEGTKGTIEIPDYMWTPTEVIVNGEKHEFPLPEFDQADYNYPKSVGLFQEVPPVAHCIRQGLLECPQMPHEDTLTIAQIIDQVL; from the exons ATGGCGACAATAAGATGGGGAATACTAAGTGCTGGCAAAATTTGCCATGACTTTGTCaaatcattttctgaatatgctgcaaataaacaaaataataaG attgTTGCAGTTGCTGCCCGTGACATCGAACGTGCCAGGGAGTTTGCAACAAAGCATAAAATTGACAAAGTCTATGGAAGTTATGAAGAACTGGCAAAAGACCCCGAAATAG ATGTCATCTACATGGGTAATATGCACACACACCATCTCCAAGAGGGAAAAATGTGTCTTGACAATGGAAAGCATTTGTTGGTTGAAAAACCATTGACCATGAATTATAAGGATTCAAAAGAACTGATAGACTATGCCAAGTCTAAGAAGTTATTTCTGATGGAG GCTGTGTGGACCCGTTTTTTCCCGGCAATGGCATTCATTAAAGACACAATCTCTGTCGGAAAGATTGGTGAACCTATGTACCTTGCTACTTCATTTGCTCTATCATTCACATCGGATACAGATAGCTATACCAATGTGGGCTCCGGTGTTCATTATGGCTTGGGTGTATATCCCCTTCAAGCTGCTCTTGCTATATTTGATGGAAAGCCAGAGAAAGTAAACACAACAGCCGTAAAGAATAAACATG GGGTTGTTATTACGGTGACCTATACTCTGACGTTCAAAAATGGTGGTGTAGCACAATTGATGTCAAGTTTGCGATACAACTCAACCAACAGGCTCTTGCTGGAGGGGACAAAAGGAACAATTGAG ATTCCTGACTACATGTGGACTCCAACTGAAGTCATAGTCAATGGAGAAAAGCATGAATTCCCTCTTCCAGAGTTCGACCAGGCTGACTACAATTACCCCAAGAGTGTTGGTCTATTCCAAGAAGTGCCGCCAGTAGCACACTGCATCAGGCAAG gtctCTTGGAATGTCCTCAAATGCCACACGAGGACACTCTCACTATAGCCCAGATAATTGACCAAGTGCTTTAG
- the LOC135503197 gene encoding protein rolling stone-like isoform X1, with amino-acid sequence MSNLHAPPELLDSFTNSLRKEGYFEDDALVVDKSSQRVDWKVPNVHNRRWNESANRLICCLKKLFDLEFCKPWRFVQSQWPCSPLLYLLYNIFWMLYIPSWAVLEGVINFHLKFKADLWRQATFFIYLTNWTYVLLSLLALLRGFTACRYYNMLRKQGYKDEAVFPERKMPTIFKIIWVLHNVASPAQVMVGAAYYLHAAILGAMDRTTPLSDPMNISIHGIGTVYVLLDLFISAIPLRPGHVIHVMFYGLLYAAFTGIYFACGGKNKSGHPWIYRLLDWSHPRTTLMVAGAVGVLTPVVWFALYGFYRLKTYVASKCASCRDKSYSLGPEMVKQADEKSSVASFDEAKSCASDLLKEGGMS; translated from the exons ATGTCAAATCTTCATGCGCCACCTGAGTTACTCGATAGCTTCACCAATTCTTTAAGGAAAGAAGGATATTTTGAGGATGATGCCCTGGTCGTGGATAAGTCCAGCCAAAGAGTAGACTGGAAAGTTCCGAATGTTCATAATCGGAGATGGAATGAATCTGCTAACAGACTGATATGCTGCTTGAAGAAGTTATTTGATCTCGAGTTCTGCAAACCTTGGCGGTTCGTGCAATCACAG TGGCCCTGTTCTCCACTACTGTACCTCCTCTACAACATCTTCTGGATGCTCTACATTCCATCATGGGCCGTCCTAGAAGGAGTCATAAACTTCCATTTGAAATTCAAAGCGGATCTTTGGAGACAGGCAACTTTTTTCATCTACCTGACCAACTGGACTTACGTGTTACTGTCATTGCTGGCCCTCCTGAGAGGCTTTACGGCGTGTAGATACTACAATATGCTGAGAAAGCAAGGTTACAAAG ATGAAGCAGTGTTTCCTGAGAGAAAGATGCCTACAATTTTCAAGATCATCTGGGTGTTGCACAACGTGGCCTCTCCAGCGCAAGTGATGGTCGGCGCCGCTTATTATCTCCATGCTGCTATTTTAG GCGCAATGGACCGAACAACGCCACTCTCAGACCCCATGAACATCAGTATCCATGGCATAGGGACCGTATATGTTCTTCTGGACTTATTCATATCAGCAATACCACTAAGACCTGGTcatgtcatacatgtcatgtttTACGGACTACTTTATGCAGCTTTTACTGGGATTTATTTCGCCTGCGGAGGAAAAAACAAATCCGGTCATCCGTGGATATATCGTCTGCTTGATTGGAGTCATCCACGAACGACTCTGATGGTTGCAGGGGCAGTAGGGGTTCTAACACCGGTAGTTTGGTTCGCCTTATACGGGTTTTACCGCTTAAAGACATATGTGGCCAGTAAGTGTGCATCTTGCAGAGACAAATCGTATTCTTTGGGACCAGAAATGGTAAAGCAGGCTGACGAAAAGTCATCAGTTGCATCATTTGATGAAGCGAAGTCATGTGCTAGTGATCTTTTAAAGGAGGGAGGCATGTCTTGA
- the LOC135503197 gene encoding protein rolling stone-like isoform X2 produces MTKASSTWTPDRPAASASSSQDSLSSPRPNWRVHRTFGLGFKTPLDFVRAQWPCSPLLYLLYNIFWMLYIPSWAVLEGVINFHLKFKADLWRQATFFIYLTNWTYVLLSLLALLRGFTACRYYNMLRKQGYKDEAVFPERKMPTIFKIIWVLHNVASPAQVMVGAAYYLHAAILGAMDRTTPLSDPMNISIHGIGTVYVLLDLFISAIPLRPGHVIHVMFYGLLYAAFTGIYFACGGKNKSGHPWIYRLLDWSHPRTTLMVAGAVGVLTPVVWFALYGFYRLKTYVASKCASCRDKSYSLGPEMVKQADEKSSVASFDEAKSCASDLLKEGGMS; encoded by the exons ATGACTAAAGCCTCGTCAACCTGGACGCCTGACAGGCCTGCAGCGAGTGCTTCGAGCAGTCAGGACAGCCTGAGCTCGCCGCGTCCGAACTGGAGAGTCCACAGAACGTTTGGACTCGGATTTAAAACGCCGTTAGATTTTGTACGAGCACAG TGGCCCTGTTCTCCACTACTGTACCTCCTCTACAACATCTTCTGGATGCTCTACATTCCATCATGGGCCGTCCTAGAAGGAGTCATAAACTTCCATTTGAAATTCAAAGCGGATCTTTGGAGACAGGCAACTTTTTTCATCTACCTGACCAACTGGACTTACGTGTTACTGTCATTGCTGGCCCTCCTGAGAGGCTTTACGGCGTGTAGATACTACAATATGCTGAGAAAGCAAGGTTACAAAG ATGAAGCAGTGTTTCCTGAGAGAAAGATGCCTACAATTTTCAAGATCATCTGGGTGTTGCACAACGTGGCCTCTCCAGCGCAAGTGATGGTCGGCGCCGCTTATTATCTCCATGCTGCTATTTTAG GCGCAATGGACCGAACAACGCCACTCTCAGACCCCATGAACATCAGTATCCATGGCATAGGGACCGTATATGTTCTTCTGGACTTATTCATATCAGCAATACCACTAAGACCTGGTcatgtcatacatgtcatgtttTACGGACTACTTTATGCAGCTTTTACTGGGATTTATTTCGCCTGCGGAGGAAAAAACAAATCCGGTCATCCGTGGATATATCGTCTGCTTGATTGGAGTCATCCACGAACGACTCTGATGGTTGCAGGGGCAGTAGGGGTTCTAACACCGGTAGTTTGGTTCGCCTTATACGGGTTTTACCGCTTAAAGACATATGTGGCCAGTAAGTGTGCATCTTGCAGAGACAAATCGTATTCTTTGGGACCAGAAATGGTAAAGCAGGCTGACGAAAAGTCATCAGTTGCATCATTTGATGAAGCGAAGTCATGTGCTAGTGATCTTTTAAAGGAGGGAGGCATGTCTTGA
- the LOC135503206 gene encoding uncharacterized protein LOC135503206, which produces MKIAMLLLLAGLSACSAVPAGGKTKSSLTDSVNSLYDLAKDLQAWGRAVIDSSNSGLDTEEIKKLSTKKEELSSLFVEVAKAIGEAVKQPGGKVPSGFGNDVAAKVTEALKKHVTTLNIGNDHKLGLLSGDPLVADDLRLALNLELFSKVLASLDKTVTQIKALLDAGVTEEKLFEVLSQLTIDYSALSVVYDDVVGSFEDVANLLNPADQKSQKRFRRWLSYNLGHGWSIGSSGINWRGRNRYGSYHFNARPTFNGFRPNGFRAGFTWRF; this is translated from the exons ATGAAGATTGCCATGCTGCTACTACTTGCTGGCCTCTCGGCCTGTTCTGCGGTGCCCGCTGGTGGGAAGACCAAGTCCTCTCTCACG GATTCTGTCAATTCACTCTATGACTTGGCAAAGGACCTGCAAGCTTGGGGGCGCGCGGTTATTGACAGCTCGAACTCGG GTCTGGATACAGAGGAGATAAAGAAGTTATCTACGAAAAAGGAGGAACTCAGTTCCCTCTTCGTAGAGGTTGCCAAAGCCATTGGCGAAGCGGTAAAGCAGCCGGGTGGAAAAG tgCCAAGCGGTTTCGGGAATGACGTTGCGGCGAAGGTTACCGAGGCTCTCAAGAAACATGTGACCACTTTGAATATAGGGAATGACCACAAACTCGGCCTGCTCTCAGGTG ATCCCTTGGTTGCTGACGACCTAAGGTTGGCGTTGAACTTGGAGCTGTTCAGCAAGGTGCTGGCTTCACTCGACAAGACCGTGACTCAGATCAAGGCACTTCTGGATGCTGGCGTAACAG AGGAGAAGCTCTTTGAAGTCCTGAGCCAGTTGACGATCGATTACTCCGCCCTCTCCGTTGTGTACGATGACGTTGTCGGCAGCTTTGAGGATGTCGCAAATTTGCTGAATCCAGCTGACCAAAAGTCACAGAA GCGTTTCCGTCGCTGGCTGAGCTACAACCTGGGTCACGGATGGAGCATTGGTTCCAGTGGTATCAACTGGAGGGGAAGGAATCGTTACGGTAGCTACCACTTCAACGCCAGACCGACCTTTAACGGATTCAGGCCTAATGGCTTCCGAGCAGGTTTCACTTGGCGTTTCTAA
- the LOC135503176 gene encoding trans-1,2-dihydrobenzene-1,2-diol dehydrogenase-like, which produces MATTRWGILGAGKICHDFVKSFSEYAANKQNNKIVAVAARDIERAREFATKHKIDKVYGSYEDLAKDPEIDVIYMGNMHTHHLQEGKMCLDNGKHLLVEKPLTMNYKDSKELIDYAKSKKLFLMEALWTRFFPAMAFIKDTISVGKIGEPMYLAASFALLVGSDRDIHDNVGYGAHYFLGVYPLQAALAIFDGKPEKVNTTAVKNKHGVVITVTYTLTFKNGGVAQLMSSLGHNSTNRLLLEGTKGKIEIPQYMWTPTEVIVNGEKHEFPLPEFNQADYNYSRSVGLFQEVPPVAHCIRQGLLECPQMPHEDTLTMAQINDQVL; this is translated from the exons ATGGCGACAACAAGATGGGGAATACTGGGTGCTGGCAAAATTTGCCATGACTTTGTTAAATCATTTTCAGAATATGctgcaaataaacaaaataataaG attgTTGCAGTTGCTGCCCGTGACATCGAACGTGCCAGGGAGTTTGCAACAAAGCATAAAATTGACAAAGTCTATGGAAGTTATGAAGACCTGGCAAAAGACCCCGAAATAG ATGTCATCTACATGGGTAATATGCACACACACCATCTCCAAGAGGGAAAAATGTGTCTTGACAATGGAAAGCATTTGTTGGTTGAAAAACCATTGACCATGAATTataaggattcaaaagaattgatAGACTATGCCAAGTCTAAGAAGTTATTTCTGATGGAG GCTCTGTGGACTCGTTTTTTCCCGGCAATGGCATTCATTAAAGACACAATCTCCGTCGGAAAGATTGGTGAACCTATGTACCTCGCTGCTTCATTTGCTCTATTAGTCGGATCGGATAGAGATATCCATGACAATGTCGGCTACGGTGCTCATTATTTTTTGGGTGTATATCCCCTTCAAGCTGCTCTTGCTATATTTGATGGAAAGCCAGAGAAAGTAAACACAACAGCCGTAAAGAATAAACATG GGGTTGTTATTACGGTGACCTATACTCTGACGTTCAAAAATGGTGGTGTAGCACAATTGATGTCAAGTTTGGGACACAACTCAACCAACAGGCTCTTGCTGGAGGGGACAAAAGGAAAAATTGAG ATTCCTCAGTACATGTGGACTCCAACTGAAGTCATAGTCAATGGAGAAAAGCATGAATTCCCTCTTCCAGAGTTCAACCAGGCTGACTACAATTACTCCAGGAGTGTTGGTCTATTCCAAGAAGTGCCGCCAGTAGCACACTGTATCAGGCAAG gtctCTTGGAATGTCCTCAAATGCCACACGAGGACACTCTCACGATGGCCCAGATAAATGACCAAGTGCTTTAG